The following proteins come from a genomic window of Leopardus geoffroyi isolate Oge1 chromosome A3, O.geoffroyi_Oge1_pat1.0, whole genome shotgun sequence:
- the MRPL33 gene encoding 39S ribosomal protein L33, mitochondrial isoform X1 yields the protein MFLSAVTFAKSKSKTILVKMLSQAGTGYSFNTKRSRLREKLTLLHYDPIVLPRLASLVTTHRLPVPNLMKAVTFPVSTISLNGVLHLDEEISIADDASIMGDQ from the exons ATGTTCCTGTCCGCGGTCACCT TTGCCAAGAGCAAGTCAAA aacCATTCTGGTGAAAATGCTAAGCCAAGCTGGGACAGGTTACTCCTTCAACACTAAGAGAAGCCGACTACGGGAGAAACTGACTCTCTTACATTATGATCCAATTG TTCTTCCCAGGTTGGCATCCCTGGTCACCACTCACAGATTACCAGTGCCAAACTTGATGAAAGCAGTAACCTTTCCAGTCTCCACCATCAGTCTGAATGGTGTCCTTCACCTTGATGAGGAGATCAGCATAGCAGATGATGCAAGCATAATGGGTGACCAG